A window of the Lysinibacillus irui genome harbors these coding sequences:
- a CDS encoding DnaD domain-containing protein — MNVNNHRLRTWTEQRMIPIPQLFFQFYKELNMEDEEALLVMHLLAFHMEGNDFPTPNDLKNRLTIPDNDITKHLQRLMQKGFLEITRDVDTSGRLYEKYSVYPLWERIVQIIDMKEQQTSAATLRQEEGEIFRLFEEEMGRLLSPLELEKIGCWLDEDKHSPALIKEALKEAVFAGKLSIRYIDRILLEWKKKNITTPQAAQKQSEQFREKQTFNRAPARTVQQESTQSTNKVPFYNWLEERE, encoded by the coding sequence ATGAACGTAAATAATCATCGACTCCGTACATGGACTGAGCAGAGAATGATTCCAATTCCTCAGCTTTTTTTTCAGTTTTATAAGGAGTTAAATATGGAGGATGAGGAGGCGCTCCTTGTCATGCACTTACTAGCCTTTCATATGGAAGGGAATGATTTCCCAACACCTAATGATCTAAAGAATCGTCTCACGATACCTGATAATGATATTACGAAGCATTTACAACGATTAATGCAAAAAGGCTTCCTCGAAATTACGAGAGATGTGGATACGAGTGGTCGATTATATGAAAAATATTCTGTATATCCACTTTGGGAGCGAATTGTGCAGATAATCGATATGAAAGAGCAGCAAACGTCTGCAGCGACACTTCGTCAGGAAGAAGGAGAGATTTTTCGTCTATTTGAAGAGGAAATGGGACGCCTTTTATCTCCTTTAGAGCTTGAAAAAATAGGATGTTGGCTTGATGAGGACAAGCATAGTCCAGCACTCATTAAAGAGGCCCTAAAGGAGGCTGTTTTTGCTGGGAAGCTGAGTATTCGTTATATTGATCGCATTTTATTAGAGTGGAAAAAGAAAAATATAACGACACCTCAAGCTGCTCAAAAGCAAAGTGAGCAGTTCCGTGAGAAGCAGACATTTAACAGAGCACCAGCTCGAACAGTACAACAAGAATCAACACAATCGACCAATAAAGTACCATTTTACAATTGGTTAGAAGAAAGAGAATAG
- a CDS encoding cell wall elongation regulator TseB-like domain-containing protein — protein MKNWLIFISVFIVSLSLVISILVLWKAEAPFRSIEEQAEQLALDAKALAIVSESYTYNGKHSYVTVFGVDEYGDKKAVFVPTNLDEDSIQEVLLEDGITEKQALSVFKNEGNVQKVLHMKLGYEEPGAVWEITYLNDHDQLNYVYILFKDGDWWKRITNL, from the coding sequence ATGAAAAACTGGTTGATTTTCATTTCTGTTTTTATTGTTTCGTTGTCACTTGTCATTAGCATTTTAGTACTCTGGAAAGCCGAGGCTCCATTCCGTTCAATTGAAGAGCAGGCTGAACAGTTGGCACTTGATGCCAAAGCCCTCGCAATTGTATCGGAGTCCTACACATATAATGGCAAACATTCGTATGTTACTGTGTTCGGGGTAGACGAATACGGTGATAAAAAAGCTGTCTTTGTTCCGACGAATCTGGACGAGGATTCCATTCAGGAAGTGTTATTAGAAGATGGTATTACGGAAAAGCAAGCATTATCGGTTTTTAAAAATGAAGGAAATGTCCAAAAAGTCCTCCACATGAAATTAGGCTATGAGGAGCCTGGCGCTGTTTGGGAAATTACATATCTAAACGACCATGATCAGCTCAACTATGTCTATATTTTGTTTAAGGATGGCGACTGGTGGAAGCGCATTACGAATTTATAA
- the asnS gene encoding asparagine--tRNA ligase, with protein MKKIMIKDMPQHIGETVKIGAWLANKRSSGKIAFLQLRDGSGFVQGVVVKEEVGEEIFATAKGITQETSMYVIGEVKADERSSFGCELAVTGIEVLHAATDFPITPKEHGPEFLMDNRHLWLRSRKQHAIMKIRNEIIRATYEFFNNNGFTKMDPPILTGSSPEGTSELFHTKYFDEDAYLSQSGQLYMEAAAMALGKVFSFGPTFRAEKSKTRRHLIEFWMIEPEMAFVEFEENLEVQEQYVAHIVQSVLANCKLDLERLGRDTSKLENIQAPFPRISYDDAIKLLHEQGFDDIEWGDDFGAPHETAIANSFDKPVFITCYPVGIKPFYMQPHPDRDDVVLCADLIAPEGYGEIIGGSERIHDYDLLKSRLEEHNLSLDAYAWYLELRKQGSVPHSGFGLGLERTVAWISGTEHIRETIPFPRLLNRLYP; from the coding sequence ATGAAAAAAATTATGATTAAAGATATGCCTCAGCATATCGGTGAAACAGTCAAAATTGGCGCTTGGTTAGCTAACAAACGTTCAAGCGGAAAAATCGCTTTCTTACAACTACGTGATGGCTCTGGCTTCGTGCAGGGCGTTGTAGTGAAAGAAGAAGTAGGCGAAGAAATTTTTGCAACGGCAAAAGGGATAACGCAAGAAACTTCTATGTATGTTATTGGTGAGGTTAAAGCAGACGAACGTTCAAGCTTTGGCTGTGAACTTGCTGTAACAGGAATTGAAGTACTACATGCAGCAACAGATTTCCCAATTACACCAAAAGAACATGGCCCTGAATTTTTAATGGATAACCGTCATTTATGGCTACGTTCTCGTAAACAGCATGCCATAATGAAAATTCGTAACGAAATTATTCGTGCAACATACGAATTTTTCAACAACAATGGTTTTACAAAAATGGATCCACCAATTTTAACAGGATCTTCGCCTGAAGGTACTTCAGAGCTATTCCATACTAAATATTTTGATGAAGATGCGTATCTATCTCAATCTGGTCAACTTTACATGGAAGCGGCTGCAATGGCATTAGGGAAAGTATTCTCATTCGGTCCAACATTCCGTGCTGAAAAATCTAAAACACGTCGTCATTTAATCGAGTTCTGGATGATCGAGCCGGAGATGGCATTCGTGGAATTTGAAGAGAATTTAGAAGTACAAGAGCAATATGTAGCGCATATCGTACAGTCTGTTCTGGCAAACTGCAAATTAGATTTAGAGCGATTAGGCCGTGATACATCGAAGCTTGAAAACATCCAAGCGCCATTCCCTCGTATTTCTTATGATGATGCTATTAAGCTTCTACACGAACAAGGCTTTGACGATATTGAGTGGGGCGATGATTTTGGTGCGCCACACGAAACAGCAATTGCCAATTCGTTTGACAAACCAGTATTTATTACGTGTTACCCTGTAGGTATTAAACCATTCTATATGCAACCACACCCAGACCGTGATGATGTTGTATTATGTGCTGATTTAATTGCACCAGAGGGTTACGGTGAAATTATTGGTGGTTCTGAGCGTATCCATGACTATGATTTATTAAAATCTCGCCTAGAGGAACATAACCTATCATTAGATGCCTATGCATGGTATTTAGAACTTCGTAAACAAGGTTCTGTTCCGCATTCAGGCTTCGGACTTGGATTAGAGCGAACTGTAGCATGGATTTCTGGCACAGAGCATATTCGTGAAACAATTCCATTCCCACGTTTACTGAACCGCTTATATCCATAA
- a CDS encoding YpoC family protein, which produces MNSEAIAKDKVDAWFTKWTTLQSTIHTAHDTRSGMAKQLMEEAIELFEQLVHAAGDEVLPINGVERLAFIKAKPGQYACYRQLDELFKETKKRTARLRIQASKS; this is translated from the coding sequence ATGAATAGTGAGGCCATCGCAAAAGATAAAGTAGATGCATGGTTTACCAAGTGGACAACTCTGCAATCGACGATCCATACAGCTCATGATACAAGAAGCGGCATGGCTAAGCAGTTAATGGAGGAAGCAATTGAGTTGTTTGAACAACTTGTACATGCTGCAGGGGATGAAGTGTTACCGATTAATGGCGTTGAACGACTAGCCTTTATCAAAGCGAAGCCTGGTCAATATGCATGTTATCGTCAGCTAGATGAGTTATTTAAGGAGACAAAAAAGCGGACAGCACGCTTGCGAATTCAAGCTAGTAAAAGCTAG
- a CDS encoding pyridoxal phosphate-dependent aminotransferase has translation MKNLLATRVKTLTPSSTLAITAKAKALKEQGIDVIGLGAGEPDFNTPQNILNAAIDSMEKGYTKYTPAGGLPVLKKAIIDKLQRDNNLAYQPNEVIVGVGAKHILYTLFQVILNEGDEVIIPIPYWVSYPEQVKLAGGVPVYVEGTREQSYKITADQLRAAVTDKTKAVIINSPSNPSGMIYSREELAELAAVAEEKDILIVSDEIYEKLVYNGIEHFSIAQLSDAVKARTIVVNGVAKSHSMTGWRIGYAAGDADIIKAMTDLASHSTSNATTTAQYATVEAYNGPQDAVEEMRQAFESRLEKIYPQLSAIPGFHVLKPQGAFYLLPDVAEAMAHTGYDSVDAFAADILTEANVAVIPGSGFGAPTTMRLSYATSLDLLEEAVRRIDSFVKSKWQD, from the coding sequence ATGAAAAATTTATTAGCAACACGTGTAAAAACTTTAACACCATCTTCAACATTAGCTATTACTGCAAAAGCAAAAGCATTGAAAGAGCAAGGTATTGATGTTATTGGTCTTGGGGCTGGTGAACCAGACTTTAATACACCTCAAAACATTTTAAATGCAGCCATTGATTCAATGGAAAAAGGGTATACAAAATATACACCTGCTGGCGGACTACCAGTTCTGAAAAAAGCGATTATTGATAAGCTTCAACGCGACAATAACCTTGCCTATCAACCAAACGAAGTAATTGTTGGTGTAGGGGCAAAGCATATTTTATATACGCTATTCCAAGTGATTTTAAACGAGGGCGATGAGGTTATTATTCCAATACCTTATTGGGTGTCTTATCCAGAACAAGTGAAATTAGCTGGCGGTGTACCTGTATATGTTGAAGGTACACGTGAACAAAGCTATAAAATTACAGCGGATCAACTAAGAGCGGCTGTGACTGATAAAACGAAAGCAGTTATTATCAATTCACCTAGCAATCCATCAGGCATGATTTATTCTCGTGAAGAGCTAGCAGAACTTGCTGCTGTTGCAGAAGAAAAAGATATTTTAATCGTGTCAGATGAAATTTATGAGAAGCTTGTATACAATGGTATTGAGCATTTTTCAATTGCACAACTTTCTGATGCAGTGAAAGCACGTACAATCGTTGTAAACGGTGTGGCAAAATCTCACTCTATGACAGGCTGGCGTATTGGGTATGCTGCAGGTGATGCAGACATTATTAAAGCAATGACTGACCTTGCATCACACTCAACATCTAATGCGACAACAACTGCACAATATGCAACTGTGGAGGCGTATAATGGACCACAGGACGCAGTAGAAGAAATGCGACAAGCATTTGAATCTCGTCTTGAGAAAATTTATCCACAGTTAAGTGCAATTCCTGGCTTCCATGTATTAAAACCACAGGGTGCATTCTACTTATTACCAGACGTAGCAGAAGCTATGGCTCATACTGGCTATGATTCAGTAGATGCATTTGCTGCGGATATTTTAACAGAAGCAAACGTAGCAGTGATTCCAGGCTCTGGCTTCGGCGCGCCAACTACAATGCGATTATCTTATGCTACATCTTTAGACTTATTAGAAGAGGCAGTCCGCCGTATTGATTCATTTGTTAAATCAAAATGGCAAGACTAA
- the nth gene encoding endonuclease III, translating to MLTKKQWEHCLDEMDRMFPDAHCELVHDNAFELTIATLLSAQCTDVLVNKVTKTLFQKYKTPEDYLAVSLEELQQDIRSIGLYRNKAKNIQALCQRLLDEYGGEIPATREALVTLPGVGRKTANVVLSVAFDIPALAVDTHVERVSKRLGLCRWKDSVLEVEETIMKKTPMDKWSKTHHQLIFFGRYHCKAQNPGCHTCPLLSDCREGQKRLKKGLVKEA from the coding sequence TTGTTAACGAAAAAACAGTGGGAGCATTGTCTAGATGAAATGGATCGAATGTTTCCCGATGCACATTGTGAGCTTGTACATGACAATGCCTTTGAGCTGACTATTGCGACATTATTATCTGCCCAATGTACAGATGTACTAGTCAATAAGGTGACAAAAACATTATTTCAAAAATATAAAACGCCAGAAGATTACTTAGCTGTATCGTTAGAGGAATTGCAGCAGGATATTCGCTCTATTGGTCTCTATCGCAATAAGGCGAAGAATATTCAGGCTTTATGCCAACGTTTGTTGGATGAGTATGGTGGTGAAATACCTGCAACACGAGAAGCACTGGTAACATTGCCTGGTGTAGGACGAAAAACCGCCAATGTGGTGCTTTCAGTGGCCTTTGATATTCCAGCACTTGCAGTGGATACCCATGTCGAGCGTGTGTCCAAACGTCTTGGCCTATGTCGATGGAAAGATTCAGTACTAGAAGTAGAAGAAACGATTATGAAAAAAACGCCAATGGATAAATGGTCCAAAACACATCACCAGTTAATTTTCTTTGGGCGTTACCATTGTAAGGCTCAAAATCCAGGATGCCATACCTGTCCTTTACTCAGTGATTGTCGGGAAGGGCAAAAACGTTTGAAGAAGGGCTTGGTGAAGGAAGCATGA